Proteins encoded within one genomic window of uncultured Draconibacterium sp.:
- a CDS encoding glutamine synthetase family protein, translating into MEKQEILTKIKERNFTKIKFAVADIDGILRGKYIHKDKFLSALESGLGFCDVIFGWDCADKCYENSQLTGWHTGYPDAKASVATETYRQIPWEDNTPFLLGDFSNDPKYANAACSRSLLKRIAARSEEMGFKPIFSQEFEWFNFLGTPNEITDAGYTDLHPITPGMFGYSVLRTSLNQPFFNDLFELLQQFDIPLEGMHTETGPGVMEATVIYDEILPAADKALLFKSAVKEVAYKHNFIATFMAKWNERLPGCGGHIHQSLWDLDKKQNLFLDANSADGMSSTMQHYIAGLLKCLPEILPMFAPNPNSYKRLSGGDWAPRTLTWGIDNRTCAVRAIPGSEKSTRIELRVPGSDTNAYLALGASLAAGLYGIKNKLPLEIAPTKGNGYLETGNGILPDSLEKATKKMAESQIANELFGEAFVKHFTQTREWECQQIDNNDSQWELKRYFEII; encoded by the coding sequence ATGGAAAAGCAAGAGATACTAACCAAAATAAAGGAACGAAATTTCACGAAAATAAAGTTTGCCGTAGCCGATATCGACGGGATTTTGCGAGGCAAATACATCCATAAAGATAAGTTTTTGAGTGCGCTGGAAAGCGGGCTGGGATTTTGCGATGTAATATTTGGCTGGGACTGTGCCGACAAATGCTACGAAAACAGCCAACTTACAGGCTGGCACACCGGCTACCCAGATGCAAAAGCCAGCGTTGCCACCGAAACTTACCGCCAAATTCCGTGGGAAGACAACACTCCTTTTTTGTTAGGCGATTTTAGCAACGACCCCAAATATGCCAATGCGGCCTGTTCACGTAGTTTGTTAAAACGTATTGCCGCCCGAAGCGAAGAAATGGGGTTTAAACCTATCTTTTCACAAGAATTTGAGTGGTTTAATTTCCTGGGAACACCAAACGAAATTACGGATGCTGGTTATACAGATCTGCACCCGATTACACCGGGCATGTTTGGCTATTCAGTTTTAAGAACTTCGCTTAACCAACCCTTTTTTAACGATTTGTTCGAGTTGCTTCAGCAGTTTGATATTCCGTTGGAAGGCATGCACACCGAAACCGGCCCCGGGGTTATGGAGGCAACGGTTATTTACGACGAAATTCTTCCCGCAGCCGACAAAGCGTTGTTGTTTAAATCGGCGGTAAAAGAAGTGGCTTACAAACACAATTTTATAGCAACTTTTATGGCCAAATGGAATGAAAGATTACCGGGTTGCGGAGGTCATATTCACCAAAGTTTGTGGGATTTAGACAAAAAGCAGAATCTGTTTTTAGATGCTAATTCGGCTGATGGAATGAGCTCAACAATGCAACATTATATTGCCGGGTTGTTAAAATGTTTGCCTGAAATACTTCCAATGTTTGCGCCTAACCCGAACAGTTACAAACGCCTGAGCGGCGGCGACTGGGCACCTCGGACACTTACCTGGGGAATCGACAACCGTACTTGTGCTGTTCGCGCCATTCCGGGAAGTGAAAAATCGACCCGCATCGAACTGCGCGTTCCGGGATCGGACACCAATGCCTACCTGGCACTCGGCGCCTCGCTGGCTGCCGGACTTTATGGTATAAAAAACAAGTTACCACTGGAAATTGCTCCAACCAAAGGAAATGGTTACCTGGAAACCGGGAATGGCATCTTACCCGATTCGCTGGAAAAAGCAACGAAGAAAATGGCCGAATCCCAGATTGCCAACGAGTTGTTTGGCGAAGCATTCGTAAAACATTTCACACAAACCCGCGAGTGGGAATGTCAACAAATCGACAACAACGATTCACAGTGGGAGCTGAAAAGGTATTTTGAAATAATTTAA
- a CDS encoding histidinol-phosphate transaminase, giving the protein MLSKPIEIRRHLFNETSHSPSLVDIVEEEQLGGVVDFCFIENPYFPGEALLQKLQDKLPEVIKAYPSSNPKLAQQDLAAVLHVKPEYLVLGNGATELITIIQNNFVEDMGIPVPTFSEYIEKIQNLEKVKLFQLPADKQYQLDLDEYGDWLLKEKLSSALVINPGNPTGQLISIEQITGFLNRMKQLKLVLVDESFIDFAGDEIPSLMPMVEQFQNLVIVRSMSKHCGVPGLRLGYCCTANQDYLQQIRNALPVWNINTLAEYFLTQLKDTDVEYHNARKHVISDVRELHEALCKIDGYEVYPSNSNFILLKIKFEMSAYDLQMKLLQDFGVYVRDCSNKIGLDDKHIRIASKGRDNDQLLIHALKELAATFKVKR; this is encoded by the coding sequence ATGCTGAGTAAGCCAATTGAAATAAGACGTCACCTGTTTAATGAAACTTCTCACTCGCCATCGCTGGTTGATATTGTTGAAGAGGAACAACTGGGTGGCGTGGTGGATTTTTGTTTCATTGAAAATCCTTATTTCCCCGGAGAAGCTTTGCTTCAAAAGCTTCAGGATAAATTGCCTGAGGTGATAAAAGCTTATCCGTCAAGCAATCCAAAACTTGCCCAACAGGATTTGGCTGCAGTTTTGCATGTAAAACCCGAATACCTTGTATTAGGAAACGGTGCTACCGAGCTGATCACGATTATTCAAAATAATTTTGTTGAGGATATGGGAATTCCCGTTCCAACATTTAGCGAATACATCGAGAAGATTCAGAACCTGGAAAAGGTGAAGTTGTTTCAGTTGCCGGCGGATAAACAATATCAGTTGGATCTAGATGAATACGGCGATTGGTTACTAAAAGAAAAATTGTCGTCAGCACTAGTTATCAATCCGGGAAATCCTACCGGGCAATTGATCTCGATAGAGCAAATAACCGGCTTTTTGAATCGCATGAAGCAGCTAAAACTGGTGTTGGTTGATGAGTCCTTTATCGATTTTGCGGGCGACGAAATTCCAAGTCTCATGCCGATGGTTGAACAGTTTCAGAACCTCGTAATTGTGCGCAGCATGAGTAAACATTGCGGCGTTCCGGGATTGCGTTTGGGCTATTGCTGCACAGCCAACCAAGATTACTTGCAGCAAATCAGAAATGCTTTGCCCGTTTGGAATATAAACACGCTGGCTGAGTACTTTTTAACGCAGCTAAAAGATACCGATGTTGAATACCACAATGCCCGCAAACATGTTATTTCTGATGTTAGGGAATTGCATGAAGCACTTTGTAAAATTGATGGATACGAAGTTTACCCTTCCAACAGTAATTTCATTTTGCTGAAAATAAAATTTGAAATGAGTGCTTATGATTTGCAAATGAAATTGCTGCAGGATTTTGGCGTGTACGTCCGCGATTGTTCCAATAAAATCGGCCTCGACGATAAACACATCCGAATTGCTTCAAAAGGCAGGGATAATGACCAACTGCTAATTCATGCACTGAAAGAGCTGGCAGCAACTTTTAAAGTCAAAAGGTAA
- a CDS encoding OmpA family protein: MKQVKLAFFVFIIIFLSGCGSARYGRDATLSQDIGEYYKAIDKYRKARKKEKNRQKRIEYAYELAECYRAIGMYDYAAQNYKFAIRLGYDDTEALLHYADMLRITQKYEEAYDTYRTYLDSVPGDQRALDGVEAMQKTQEWVANPTRHIINPIKEINSRESDFAPVFVGGRDNEIYFTSSREASTGKKESMITGQKYTDIYRATFGIQRQKWEKPKLLEEGMIINTGDEEGAVTLSSTGEEMIFTRCRYDKSQPMGAELYSTSQSRGSWSGPIKLQIVGDSIIAAHPALSADGTEIYFVSDMPGGQGGKDIWKATIDGGSFGKPVNLGPTVNTSSDEMFPFVRDNGDLYFASNGHIGQGGFDLFHAYKNDDGVLVVENMGSPMNSPSDDFGIAFVTGENKGMFTSNRKGSRGDDIYSFVVPPKVYQIEIDVFNKETASHLDGSTMRVIGTDGTNLKVRARGGKFKMKLKPETEYVFAAFKDGYLRDKAAVNTIGMEDSKDFRFTMNLTPTDAPIKVDNINYEFGSWELLESSKSALDTLIQVLVFNPTITIELMAHTDYVGSNQFNFDLSQKRAQSVVDYLIEKGINPDRLVAKGYGETWPKTVNRKLANQYDFLKRGDELTEEFILKLPEAQQEIARGINRRTEFRVLSTDFIERFDAEPEG; this comes from the coding sequence ATGAAGCAGGTTAAACTAGCTTTTTTTGTTTTTATAATCATATTTTTAAGTGGTTGCGGATCGGCCAGATACGGACGCGATGCTACGTTGTCGCAGGATATTGGCGAATACTACAAAGCCATTGACAAATACCGCAAGGCCAGAAAAAAGGAGAAGAACCGCCAAAAACGGATTGAATACGCTTATGAGTTGGCAGAATGTTACCGGGCAATCGGAATGTACGATTACGCCGCCCAGAACTATAAATTTGCCATTCGTTTAGGATATGATGATACGGAAGCTTTGTTGCATTATGCCGACATGTTGCGTATTACGCAAAAATACGAAGAGGCTTACGACACCTATCGTACTTACCTCGATTCTGTTCCAGGCGATCAGCGTGCTTTAGATGGTGTTGAAGCTATGCAAAAAACACAGGAATGGGTGGCCAATCCTACACGACACATTATCAACCCGATAAAAGAAATTAACTCGCGCGAGAGTGATTTTGCCCCTGTTTTTGTTGGTGGCCGTGATAATGAGATATACTTTACGTCATCGAGAGAAGCGTCTACCGGTAAAAAAGAAAGCATGATTACCGGGCAAAAATACACTGATATTTATCGAGCAACTTTTGGTATTCAACGCCAGAAGTGGGAAAAACCTAAGTTGCTGGAAGAGGGGATGATCATTAACACAGGTGATGAAGAAGGGGCTGTAACGTTGAGTTCAACCGGCGAGGAAATGATATTTACCCGTTGTCGTTACGATAAATCGCAGCCTATGGGAGCCGAATTGTATTCTACTTCGCAGTCGCGCGGATCGTGGTCGGGGCCAATTAAATTACAAATTGTTGGCGACAGCATTATTGCTGCACATCCGGCGCTTAGCGCCGATGGAACCGAAATCTATTTTGTTTCGGACATGCCCGGCGGACAGGGCGGAAAAGATATTTGGAAAGCAACAATTGACGGAGGAAGTTTTGGTAAACCTGTAAATCTTGGCCCAACAGTAAATACTTCCAGCGACGAAATGTTCCCTTTTGTTCGCGATAACGGAGATCTTTATTTTGCCTCGAATGGCCACATCGGTCAGGGAGGTTTCGATCTTTTTCATGCCTACAAAAACGATGATGGAGTTTTGGTGGTTGAAAATATGGGATCGCCAATGAATTCGCCTTCTGATGATTTTGGAATTGCATTCGTTACCGGCGAAAACAAAGGGATGTTCACTTCGAACCGTAAAGGATCACGCGGCGATGATATATACTCATTTGTTGTTCCTCCGAAAGTTTACCAGATAGAAATTGATGTTTTCAATAAAGAAACTGCCTCGCATTTGGATGGATCGACAATGCGTGTTATCGGCACTGATGGTACCAATCTGAAAGTTCGTGCCCGCGGTGGTAAATTTAAAATGAAACTAAAGCCCGAAACTGAATATGTTTTTGCAGCCTTTAAAGATGGTTACCTTCGTGATAAAGCGGCTGTAAATACGATTGGAATGGAGGACAGTAAAGATTTTCGCTTTACTATGAACCTTACTCCAACCGATGCTCCGATAAAAGTTGATAATATTAACTACGAGTTTGGCAGCTGGGAATTACTCGAAAGCTCGAAATCGGCGCTCGATACCCTGATTCAGGTATTGGTTTTTAACCCAACAATTACCATTGAGTTGATGGCGCACACCGACTACGTTGGTAGCAATCAATTTAACTTCGACCTGTCGCAAAAACGTGCACAAAGTGTAGTGGATTACCTTATTGAAAAGGGAATAAACCCGGATCGTTTGGTTGCAAAAGGTTATGGCGAGACCTGGCCAAAAACAGTGAATCGAAAATTAGCCAATCAGTACGATTTCTTAAAGCGCGGCGATGAACTTACCGAAGAGTTTATTCTGAAATTGCCGGAAGCACAGCAGGAAATTGCCCGCGGAATTAATCGTAGAACGGAGTTTAGAGTACTGTCAACCGACTTTATCGAACGCTTTGATGCTGAGCCGGAAGGTTAA
- a CDS encoding PQQ-binding-like beta-propeller repeat protein has product MFKLKYLPTSLIAFFSFVCFLKVEAQIIQFRGPNRNGIFPEKGLLKQWPENGPETLWVAEDLGKSNASTIATENRIYTTGNIDSLEYVSCLDLQGNILWQKPYGKAWKNSYPEARCTPTLEGNRLYLLSGMDQMACLNAENGEIIWQVDLHKKYQSDWDMFGVSESPLLVDDKVIASIGGEITMVIALDKMTGELVWKSETMHAKRSNITPALIEHCGKKYIITANQTHVISLSAETGEIIWSFHHNYLDGNSDNTTILTNVPTYHDSCVWITSGWDVKSSMLKISPDGKSITEKFADQTFDNANHGVVLIDGFLYGSNFTGRQSGKWVCMNWNTGEIVWIAGFHSKGPIISAENMLYLCDEKRGNMALVKANPKEFEKVSEFKIEYGSGPYWSRPAIYNGMLFVRHGKVLVAYDIQEKI; this is encoded by the coding sequence ATGTTCAAGTTGAAATACCTGCCCACCTCTCTTATCGCATTTTTTAGCTTTGTTTGCTTCTTAAAAGTTGAAGCTCAAATAATTCAGTTTCGTGGCCCTAATCGTAATGGTATTTTCCCTGAAAAAGGCTTGCTAAAACAATGGCCCGAAAATGGCCCCGAAACTTTATGGGTTGCCGAAGACCTGGGAAAAAGTAATGCATCTACCATTGCCACTGAAAACAGAATTTACACCACCGGAAATATCGATTCGCTGGAATATGTCAGTTGCCTTGATTTGCAGGGAAATATTCTTTGGCAAAAACCGTATGGCAAAGCCTGGAAGAATTCTTATCCTGAAGCTCGTTGCACGCCAACACTGGAAGGAAACCGTTTGTATCTGCTATCGGGAATGGACCAAATGGCCTGTTTGAATGCAGAAAACGGTGAAATAATCTGGCAGGTTGATTTGCACAAAAAATACCAGAGCGACTGGGATATGTTTGGAGTTTCAGAGTCGCCACTTTTAGTTGATGACAAAGTAATTGCATCGATTGGAGGCGAAATAACCATGGTTATAGCGTTGGATAAAATGACCGGTGAATTGGTCTGGAAATCGGAAACGATGCATGCAAAACGTTCGAACATTACACCCGCGCTGATTGAGCACTGCGGTAAAAAATATATTATAACGGCCAATCAAACGCACGTTATTAGCTTAAGTGCCGAAACCGGAGAAATTATATGGAGTTTTCATCATAATTATCTGGATGGTAATAGTGATAACACAACCATTTTGACCAACGTGCCTACTTATCACGACAGCTGTGTGTGGATTACTAGCGGTTGGGATGTTAAGTCCTCGATGCTGAAAATTTCTCCCGACGGAAAGTCGATTACCGAAAAATTCGCCGACCAAACTTTCGATAATGCCAACCATGGAGTTGTATTGATTGATGGCTTTCTGTACGGCTCAAACTTTACGGGCCGCCAAAGCGGGAAATGGGTATGCATGAACTGGAATACCGGAGAAATTGTATGGATTGCCGGTTTTCACAGTAAAGGACCAATAATTTCTGCCGAAAATATGTTATACCTGTGCGACGAAAAACGGGGCAATATGGCGTTAGTAAAAGCAAACCCGAAAGAATTTGAAAAGGTAAGTGAGTTCAAAATTGAATATGGTTCAGGTCCATATTGGTCGAGACCGGCCATTTATAACGGAATGCTATTCGTTAGGCATGGCAAAGTACTGGTTGCATATGACATTCAAGAAAAGATTTAA
- a CDS encoding potassium channel protein, with translation MPTSSQQYNKFQAVSSKTVKIGIGLLLSILIFGSMGYYYIEEMTLLDSVYMTVITVSTVGFKEVGSHPLTPDGKIFTIALIIMSLGSLAYVGSNMARFVFDGELANYIKTYRVDKKIAKLKDHVIIVGYGRNGEQAAMELAENEVEFVILDKRDNVISRIRENENLLYIKGDATHEETLEQAGINRARALIATTPNDADNVFVVLTARSMNPGLTVISRASELESQMKLKRAGATNVIMPERIGGQRMAKLVHQPDVVEFIEYILLQKSQDVTLEEVSCKLLAQRFVGKSIAELKVRETTGANIIGIKISGARYVFNPDPKMILSRNDQLFVLGNPTQIKRLKEVMESEVKLKN, from the coding sequence ATGCCAACAAGTAGCCAACAGTATAATAAATTTCAAGCGGTTTCGAGCAAAACTGTTAAGATCGGAATTGGTCTGCTTCTCTCTATTTTAATTTTTGGCTCAATGGGGTATTATTACATCGAAGAAATGACCCTGCTAGACAGTGTTTACATGACCGTAATTACCGTTTCAACTGTTGGCTTTAAAGAGGTTGGCTCTCACCCATTGACTCCCGATGGCAAAATTTTTACAATAGCTTTAATTATTATGAGCCTGGGTAGTTTGGCTTATGTGGGCTCAAACATGGCACGATTTGTTTTCGATGGAGAATTGGCTAACTATATAAAAACGTACAGGGTGGATAAAAAAATTGCAAAATTAAAAGACCACGTAATTATTGTGGGCTACGGCAGAAATGGCGAACAGGCAGCCATGGAACTGGCCGAAAATGAGGTGGAGTTTGTAATCCTTGATAAGCGCGACAATGTGATTTCACGAATTCGGGAGAACGAAAACCTTTTATATATAAAGGGCGATGCAACCCACGAAGAAACGCTGGAGCAAGCAGGAATTAACAGGGCGCGTGCGTTAATTGCCACTACTCCAAACGATGCCGATAACGTTTTTGTGGTGCTTACCGCACGAAGCATGAATCCCGGACTTACCGTTATTAGCCGCGCTTCGGAACTGGAGAGCCAAATGAAATTAAAACGTGCCGGTGCCACCAATGTAATTATGCCTGAACGTATTGGTGGTCAGCGTATGGCAAAGCTGGTGCATCAACCCGATGTTGTTGAGTTTATCGAATATATTTTGCTGCAAAAATCGCAGGATGTCACGCTTGAAGAAGTTTCCTGCAAACTCTTGGCGCAACGTTTTGTGGGCAAATCAATTGCAGAATTGAAAGTTCGCGAAACAACAGGGGCCAACATTATTGGAATAAAAATTAGCGGAGCACGATACGTTTTTAATCCCGATCCGAAAATGATACTTTCGCGCAACGATCAGCTTTTTGTTTTGGGAAATCCCACCCAGATAAAACGCCTGAAAGAAGTAATGGAAAGTGAAGTTAAGTTAAAAAACTAA
- a CDS encoding glutamine synthetase III codes for MAQFRFKALDEVLNRKPVEIEREENLVSDYYGMLVFDQAKMKKYLSREAYKAVTDAVERGTTVDRKMADQVAQGMKAWAIENGATHYTHWFHPLTDGTAEKHDAFIVHGADGGVIESFSGKLLAQQEPDASSFPSGGIRQTFEARGYTAWDPSSPAFISETTLTIPTIFISYTGEALDYKTPLLRALNTIDKAATSVCQYFDKNVSRVTANLGWEQEYFLIDEALYMARPDLVLTGRTLMGHASSKDQQLDDHYFSSIPTRVNKFMQDVENEAYKLGIPVKTRHNEVAPNQFELAPIYEEANLANDHNQLCMDIMQKIARRHKFRILFHEKPFAGINGSGKHNNWSLSTDTGVNLYSPGKNPKSNLQFLTFVINTLKAVYDNQDLLRASILTASNQHRLGANEAPPSIISVFLGSEVSAMLDLMEEAVVDRKMTPDEKTALKLNIGRIPEIILDNTDRNRTSPFAFTGNRFEFRAVGSMANNASALIVLNTAVADQLKKFKDEVDALIEKGVKKDEAIFQVLKTLIIDTKPIRFNGDGYSEGWVKEAEQRGLTNIGNVPDSLAAYLREDFVELFKRNGIFNKAEIEGRVEVEYEKFIMKVQIESRVLADIAINHIVPTAVEYQTMLLENVKSLKEVFPEEEFLSLAGGRLELIREVGGHISAIKAKRKEMIAARAKANKIENVVERSKEYDKEVRPFLDEIRDHIDRLELIVDNEKWPLPKYRELLFVR; via the coding sequence ATGGCACAATTTAGATTTAAAGCACTTGATGAAGTGCTTAACCGTAAGCCGGTAGAAATCGAACGCGAAGAAAACCTGGTTTCGGATTACTATGGCATGTTGGTTTTCGATCAGGCAAAAATGAAAAAGTATTTGTCGCGCGAAGCCTACAAAGCAGTAACCGATGCGGTTGAACGAGGAACTACGGTTGACCGAAAAATGGCCGACCAGGTAGCTCAGGGAATGAAAGCCTGGGCAATTGAAAACGGTGCAACTCACTATACGCACTGGTTTCACCCATTAACAGATGGTACTGCCGAAAAACACGATGCATTTATTGTTCATGGTGCCGACGGAGGTGTGATCGAATCATTCTCCGGCAAGTTGTTGGCACAGCAGGAACCCGATGCTTCGTCGTTCCCGAGTGGCGGAATTCGCCAGACTTTTGAGGCCCGTGGTTATACGGCCTGGGATCCTTCGTCACCGGCATTTATCAGTGAAACAACACTCACAATTCCTACCATTTTTATTTCGTATACGGGTGAGGCGCTCGATTATAAAACACCTTTGTTGCGTGCGCTAAATACTATCGACAAAGCTGCTACCAGCGTGTGTCAGTATTTCGATAAAAACGTGTCACGTGTTACGGCCAATTTAGGATGGGAGCAGGAATATTTCCTGATTGATGAAGCACTTTACATGGCTCGTCCTGACCTGGTTTTAACCGGACGAACTTTAATGGGGCACGCATCATCAAAAGATCAGCAGCTCGACGACCACTATTTCTCATCAATCCCAACGCGCGTAAACAAGTTTATGCAGGATGTTGAGAATGAAGCATACAAATTGGGAATTCCGGTAAAAACGCGCCATAACGAGGTGGCACCAAACCAGTTTGAGCTGGCTCCTATTTACGAAGAGGCCAACCTTGCCAACGACCATAACCAGTTGTGCATGGACATTATGCAGAAAATTGCCCGCCGTCATAAATTCCGTATTCTTTTCCATGAAAAACCATTTGCCGGAATTAACGGATCGGGAAAACACAACAACTGGTCGTTATCAACCGATACCGGTGTTAATTTGTATTCGCCGGGTAAAAACCCAAAATCGAACCTGCAGTTTTTAACTTTTGTAATTAATACTTTAAAAGCTGTTTATGATAATCAGGATTTGCTGCGCGCCAGTATTTTAACGGCATCGAACCAGCACCGTTTGGGAGCCAACGAAGCACCTCCGTCAATCATTTCTGTATTCCTCGGATCGGAAGTTTCGGCTATGCTCGATTTAATGGAAGAAGCGGTGGTTGACCGTAAAATGACTCCGGATGAAAAAACAGCTTTAAAACTTAATATTGGTCGTATTCCTGAAATTATTCTCGACAATACCGACCGAAACCGCACATCGCCATTTGCCTTTACCGGAAACCGTTTTGAGTTCCGTGCTGTAGGATCGATGGCTAACAATGCTTCTGCTTTAATTGTGTTGAATACTGCCGTTGCTGATCAGCTAAAAAAGTTTAAAGATGAAGTTGATGCCCTGATTGAAAAGGGAGTGAAAAAAGATGAGGCGATTTTCCAGGTACTGAAAACGTTGATCATCGATACCAAACCAATTCGTTTTAATGGCGATGGTTACAGCGAAGGCTGGGTAAAAGAAGCCGAACAAAGGGGTTTAACCAATATCGGGAATGTGCCCGATTCGCTGGCAGCTTATTTGCGCGAAGATTTCGTCGAACTGTTTAAACGAAACGGTATTTTCAATAAAGCCGAAATTGAAGGCAGGGTAGAGGTTGAATACGAGAAATTCATCATGAAAGTGCAGATTGAATCGCGTGTTCTTGCCGATATTGCCATTAATCACATCGTACCAACAGCAGTGGAGTATCAAACCATGTTACTGGAAAATGTGAAGAGTCTGAAAGAAGTATTTCCTGAAGAAGAATTTCTGTCGCTGGCTGGTGGCCGCCTTGAACTGATTAGGGAAGTGGGAGGTCATATTTCTGCGATTAAAGCAAAACGCAAAGAAATGATTGCTGCCCGTGCCAAAGCTAATAAAATTGAGAATGTGGTTGAAAGATCGAAAGAATACGACAAAGAAGTGCGTCCGTTTTTGGATGAAATTCGTGATCATATCGACCGACTTGAACTGATTGTTGACAACGAAAAATGGCCGTTACCAAAGTACCGCGAGCTGCTTTTTGTTCGATAA
- a CDS encoding HAD-IIA family hydrolase — protein MRTNSFRSVVKNYRAVFFDAFGVLKNHSGLIEGVENTFNYLESKGIPYYVLTNDSSRSPEELSNWYQEKGLTTITTDKILSSGMLAMEFFKTKLANGKAVAYLGTKASAHYLESAGQKTVPISEVNLEDLDHIKSFAFLDDEGFDWNKDIDKTINLLRHKNMTVIVANTDINYPVNKNDISVAVGGLADLVEQILGKKFIRFGKPDAQMFLLAYERAMKDVPNIKRNEILMVGDTLYTDIIGGNKFGLDTVLVLSGNTLPDNAKIKIVSSGIIPTYVCDSAVIEL, from the coding sequence ATGAGAACAAATAGTTTTAGAAGTGTAGTGAAAAACTACCGGGCCGTATTTTTTGATGCCTTTGGTGTATTAAAAAATCATTCGGGCCTGATTGAGGGAGTAGAAAATACGTTCAACTATTTAGAATCGAAGGGAATTCCGTACTACGTATTAACAAACGATTCGTCGCGAAGCCCTGAGGAACTGTCGAACTGGTATCAGGAAAAAGGCCTGACCACAATTACCACCGATAAGATTTTATCATCGGGAATGCTGGCCATGGAGTTTTTTAAAACAAAACTGGCCAACGGAAAAGCAGTGGCTTACCTTGGCACCAAAGCTTCGGCACACTACCTCGAGTCGGCAGGACAAAAAACGGTTCCAATCAGCGAAGTAAACCTGGAAGATCTCGATCATATAAAATCGTTTGCCTTTCTTGACGACGAAGGATTCGACTGGAATAAGGATATCGATAAGACCATCAATCTGCTCCGCCATAAAAATATGACGGTAATTGTAGCAAATACCGACATTAACTACCCGGTAAATAAAAACGATATTTCAGTGGCCGTTGGAGGACTGGCCGATCTGGTTGAACAAATTTTAGGGAAAAAATTTATACGTTTCGGGAAACCCGATGCTCAAATGTTTTTGCTGGCGTACGAGCGCGCAATGAAGGATGTACCGAACATTAAAAGAAATGAGATTTTAATGGTGGGCGACACGCTTTACACCGATATTATTGGAGGAAATAAATTCGGACTTGACACTGTACTCGTTCTCTCGGGAAATACCTTGCCTGACAATGCAAAAATTAAAATTGTTAGTTCGGGAATTATTCCAACTTACGTTTGCGACTCGGCTGTTATTGAGTTATGA
- a CDS encoding HAMP domain-containing sensor histidine kinase, which translates to MKKIKFEYRITLLYLLIGGLWIIFSDKFLLTITHDQEILTQLQTYKGWFYVATTSVLLFLLLKSHLRKLREAEAEAKKSNDLKTAFLQNISHEIRTPMNSIVGFSEILNIQQFNEKEVQQYLAIIRNSSNQLLYIVNQLLDISMIESGNVKVFKNTFSLNNMIDEIDAAFKPIVKDSIKFAVEKGLNDKESYIVTDAGKLRQVIMNLLNNANKYTAAGTIKLSYTLENDMLRFRIEDSGIGIASEKQQYIFQRFQKAHNENKEFYDGVGLGLSICKGNIDLLKGDIGFTSTMGKGTVFYFRIPYTPASQ; encoded by the coding sequence ATGAAGAAGATAAAATTTGAATACCGCATCACTTTACTCTATCTCCTGATTGGTGGCCTATGGATAATTTTCTCCGATAAGTTTCTGTTAACGATTACCCACGATCAGGAAATACTAACACAACTTCAAACTTATAAAGGATGGTTTTATGTGGCTACTACCTCCGTTCTTTTGTTTTTGCTATTAAAATCACACCTAAGAAAATTACGGGAGGCAGAAGCCGAGGCGAAAAAAAGCAACGATTTAAAAACTGCCTTTCTACAAAACATTTCACACGAGATTAGAACTCCGATGAATAGTATTGTTGGTTTTTCTGAAATTCTGAACATACAGCAATTTAACGAAAAAGAGGTTCAGCAGTATCTTGCCATCATCCGAAACAGCTCAAACCAATTGCTTTATATCGTCAACCAACTACTTGATATTTCGATGATTGAATCGGGAAATGTAAAGGTATTCAAAAACACTTTTTCACTAAATAATATGATCGACGAAATTGATGCAGCCTTTAAACCCATCGTAAAAGATTCAATCAAATTTGCAGTGGAAAAAGGACTCAACGATAAAGAAAGTTATATTGTTACCGATGCCGGAAAACTTCGCCAGGTAATTATGAACTTACTCAACAACGCCAACAAATATACCGCAGCCGGCACCATAAAATTAAGTTATACGCTTGAAAATGATATGTTGAGGTTTAGAATCGAAGATTCAGGAATTGGTATTGCCTCTGAAAAACAACAATACATTTTTCAACGTTTTCAAAAGGCACACAACGAAAATAAAGAATTTTACGACGGTGTTGGTTTGGGACTTTCCATTTGCAAAGGCAACATCGATCTGCTAAAAGGAGACATTGGCTTTACCTCTACAATGGGAAAAGGAACCGTGTTCTATTTTCGCATTCCTTACACTCCAGCTTCTCAGTAA